The Terriglobus roseus region CTTCACGTCACAGCGGTTGCCGACGACGCGAGTGATTGTGTCCTTGACGATCTGGGAGTCGCCGATGGTGCGGATGAGGACGTGGGCTTCGGCGGCGTCGGGGATGACGTTGGGGGCACGGCCCCCGCTGATGAGTCCCACGTTCAGGGTGGACTCACCGATCTCGGGGTCGACCGGCAGTTGGGTGCGGGAGAGTTCGTGGAGGACATCCACCAGCTTGTCGATGGCGGACTCGCCTAGTTCGGGATAGGCGGAGTGGGCCATCTTGCCGCTGGCACGGAGTTCCACGCGCAGAGCGCCCTTGGTGGCGAGTGCCAGGCGGTTGGATGTTGGTTCACCGTTGATGAGGAAGCGGGAGCCTTTGCCGTCACGGTTGGCTACCTTGGCGCCGGCGGAGTCACGCTCCTCACCTACTACGTAGAGCAGGCCGACTGGAATGCCGCCCTTGTGCAGCTTCTCCGCGCCTGCTACCTGCGAGGCGAGGATGCCTTTGGCGTCGCAGGAGCCGCGGCCGTAGACGTAGGTGTCGTCCTCAGAGGACGGGAAGTATGGCGGGACCGTGTCGAAGTGCGTGGAGAGGGTGATCTTCGGCTGTGTGCCGGGCATCTTCGCATAGAGGTTGAAGCGTTCGTCCGTGGCTCCGTTGACGCCCGGTTGTTCCACCGGTTGACGTTCCACTTCGTAGCCAAGGCCCTGCAAGTACTCGTGCAGGAAGAGTCCGCACGCTCCCTCAAAATAGGTGGTCGACTCGATGTCGACAAGCTGACGCGTCAGCGCAATAGGATCGATTGCCATGGCCTAAGGATACCCGACAGCCAAATGGCATTCGGGCCAGTTAACATGGGTGTGATGGCCGGAACGATACAGACTGTTGAGACTCTACGCGGACCCGCGGGACGACTTGAGGCGCTGCTGAATGTGGGCGCTGCCGATGCCGCTTACAGTGCGGTGGTGTGTCATCCGCATCCTCCTTCGGGCGGCACGATGCATACGAAGGTGGTCTATCACGCGGCGAAGGCGTTCTCGCACTTCGGTGTTCCGGTGCTGCGGTTCAACTTCCGTGGAACCGGGTTGAGCGAAGGCACGCACGACAACGGACCGGGCGAGATTGCGGATGTGAAGGCTGCTCTCGATTGGCTACAGCACGAGTACGGTTTGCCGATTCTGCTGGCTGGATTTTCGTTTGGCGCAAACATCGGCTTTCGGGCGGCTTGCGGGGATGACCGGGTGAAGGGGCTGGTGGGGCTTGGGATGCCGTTGCAGGCCGGTGGCCGGAGTTACTCGTATGAGTTCATGGCGCACTGTAACCAGCCGAAGCTGCTGCTGACCGGAGCGCAGGATCCGTTTGCACCACGCCTCGTGATGGAGAGCTACTTCGATGAGGCTGGAGGCGACACCGAGATGCAGTGGATTGAGGGTGCAGAGCACTTCTTCGCTGGTGTTCCGGGATCGCCTCAAGCGAAGCTGGATCGGATGCGTCTGGCGATGCAGGATTGGCTTGGGCGGAAGTTTTTCGGGCTCTAGGGTACCCCCCTCCCCCCTGTTTTTCTAAAATCGTCTTTCTATTGGGTTTACGAGTTCAGTGGCTGTAAAATCGTCTGCCCATTGGGGTTA contains the following coding sequences:
- a CDS encoding alpha/beta hydrolase, with product MAFGPVNMGVMAGTIQTVETLRGPAGRLEALLNVGAADAAYSAVVCHPHPPSGGTMHTKVVYHAAKAFSHFGVPVLRFNFRGTGLSEGTHDNGPGEIADVKAALDWLQHEYGLPILLAGFSFGANIGFRAACGDDRVKGLVGLGMPLQAGGRSYSYEFMAHCNQPKLLLTGAQDPFAPRLVMESYFDEAGGDTEMQWIEGAEHFFAGVPGSPQAKLDRMRLAMQDWLGRKFFGL
- a CDS encoding M20/M25/M40 family metallo-hydrolase, with amino-acid sequence MAIDPIALTRQLVDIESTTYFEGACGLFLHEYLQGLGYEVERQPVEQPGVNGATDERFNLYAKMPGTQPKITLSTHFDTVPPYFPSSEDDTYVYGRGSCDAKGILASQVAGAEKLHKGGIPVGLLYVVGEERDSAGAKVANRDGKGSRFLINGEPTSNRLALATKGALRVELRASGKMAHSAYPELGESAIDKLVDVLHELSRTQLPVDPEIGESTLNVGLISGGRAPNVIPDAAEAHVLIRTIGDSQIVKDTITRVVGNRCDVKFALDLAAVRMKRLPGFETMIAKYATDISSLTNWGEPLLLGPGTIHVAHTPDEKVLKSELLEAVDKYAELASELSKQL